The nucleotide sequence cagtgtacgctggtaccatcagtgtataggggcacagaacccatctggatctctggagtgacagggggatgccaggaattgactgtattggaggctgaagtgagcttgacaggggacaagtgggaaaagcaccccattgtgactggcccagaggctccttgtatccttggcatagactacctcaagagagggtacttcaaggacccaaaggggtaccgatgggcttttggtgtagccactgtaaacgcagagaagatcaaacagctatctaccctgcctggcctctcggaagatcccttcattgtgggactgttgcaagttgaagaacagcaggtgccaatcgctaccaggacggtgcaccgccggcaatatcggacaaacagagactccctggctcccatccatgagctgatccatcaactagagagacaaggagtcatcagcaagactcattcaccttttaatagtcctatatggccagtgcgaaagtctgatggagggtggaggttaacagtagattatcgcggcctgaatgaagtgacaccgccactgagtgctgctgtaccagacatgttagagctccagtatgaactgccatcaaaggcagccacgtggtatgctacaattgatattgccaatgcgtttttctccattcctttggcagcagagtgcaggccacagtttgctttcacatggagaggtgtccaatacacctggaatcgactgccccaggggtggaagcacagccctaccatttgtcacggactaatccaaacagcactggaacaaggcgatgcccctgaacatttacaatacatagatgacatcatcgtgtggggcaacgaggcagaagaagtgtttgagaagggaaaaagaataattcagattcttctgaaagctggttttgccataaagaaaagcaaggtcaagggacctgcacaggagattcagttcttgggaataaaatggcaggatggacgccgtcatgtccctatggatgtggttaacaagatagcaactatgtctccaccagctaacaagaaagaaacacaagctttcctaggccttgtggggttctggagaatgcatattccaggttatagtcagcttgtgagccctctctatcgagtaacgcggaaaaagaactattttgaatggggccctgaacaacaacaagcctttgagcatatcagacaggaaatagctcgtgcggtagctcttgggcctgtccggacaggaccagatgtacaaaatgtgctctacagtgcagctggggagcatggtctcacctggagcctctggcagaaaacaccaggagaaacccaaggtcgaccattagggttttggagccgggggtaccgaggatcagaagcccactacaccccgactgaaaaagagatactagcagcatatgagggggttcgagccgcttcagaagttgttggtacagaagcatatcttctcttggcaccacgattgcccgtgctacactggatgttcaaaggaaacatcccctctacacatcatgcaaccagtgctacatggagtaagtggatagcattgatcacgcaacgggctcgactggggaaatctaaccgcccaggaattctggaagagatcatggactggccagaaggcagagattttggagcatcgcctgaggaggtggctcgtgcccaagaggcaccaccatataatgagttttcagaagatgaaaggtgttatgctttgtttactgatggatcctgtcgtgtggtagggaaccatcggaagtggaaagctgctgtgtggagtcccacacgacaagtcgttgaggccactgaaggagaaggtgagtcaagtcagtttgcagaagtgaaagccatccaactagccctagacattgctgaacgagaaaagtggccagtactctacctctatactgactcctggatggtggctaatgccctgtgggggtggctacagcagtggaagaagaccaattggcaacgcaggggtaaacccatctgggcagcagcattgtggcaggacactgctgcccgtgtagaacacatgactttaaaggtacgtcaggtagacgctcacatgcccaaaagccgtgccactgaagaacatcgaaataatgaacaggtagacaaggctgccaaaatagaagtagctcaggtggacctggactgggagcgtaagggtgagctatttgtagctcgctgggcccatgagacatcgggacgtctagggagagatgcaacatataggtgggctcgtgatcgaggggtggacctgaccatggaggccatcacacaggtcactcatgaatgtgaaacatgtgctgcaatcaaacgagccaccagagtaaagtctccctggaacagagggcggtggctgggctttcgatatggcgaggcctggcaaattgactacattggaccactgccacgaacacgccaaggcaagcgctacatactcacgatggtggaagcaactactggttggctagaaacatatcctgtaaaccatgccactgcccgaaacaccgtcttaggcctcgaaaggcaaattttatggcgacatggtaccccggaaagaattgaatcagacaatgggactcatttccaaaataacctcataagctcctgggcaaagaaacacggcatcgagtgggtgtaccacataccctatcacccacaagcatctggaaaaattgagagatataatggactgttgaagactatgttgagagcgctaggcaatgggacatggaagcattgggatacaaatttagcagaagccacttggctagttaacaccagagggtctgctaaccgtcctggtcctgcccaaacaaaacccttacatactgtgggaggagataaggtccccgtagtgcacatggggaagtggctggggaaggcagtgtggatttctcctcccatgggaaaaggcaaacccattcgtgggattgtctttgctcagggacctgggtgtacttggtgggcaatgcggaaggatggggagacccagtgtgtgcctcaaggacatttaaccttgagggaaaaataatctgtgatgtgagttgtatgttgtaggaagtaatgtagcaggaatgacctgaactgcagaggagtgaacttcgtaaggaaccagacaagtgcatcggtgacccaaaccaagccggtgttggtgcccaacgatcgaacatactgcttttcctgtcctgaccactcatcttgatggatggggcccaagtcataacctgtgtgtgaacatctggaggagtggaagaagcccatggaatatctatctgttaaaggacaggggatagtaattaataagaatgtataaatctgtatgttgggtataaaagtggtttaagtatgtagtttcagttgtaagtgttggtaagaagggatttcagtaatgagaattaaatacaacggcatggttagaagatatctgtattaaattatgtgggacctgagcatgatgcaaatggtatggaataaggggtggagattgtattgggtctggctgagatggagttaatactccccatagcagccctcatagcactgtgctctgcatcagtagctagaaaggtgttgataacacaccagtgttttggctactgctgagcagtgctggcacagcatcaaggctgtctctccaacatttttgcccccccctcaacggcaggctggggcagggcgagatctcgggaggggacataaccaggacagctgacctaaactaaccaaacagatattccataccatatgacgtcagctcagatataaaagctaagtaaagggagacggaaggggggcatcttttgtcttcaggagcaaccactacgcgtactgaagccctgcttcccaggaagtggctagacatcgcctgctgatgggaagtagagaataatatcatttgtttttctttgctttcgcgcgcgaccttggctttcagtttattaaactgtccttatcttgacccacgagcctttggttatattttcttccccctgtccagttaagaagggggagggatagagcggctttggtgggcacctggcatccagccagggtcaacccactacagacGTACATCTGAATTGCAAGCTCCAAGCTCTCTGCAAACTTTGAGCAGTTTGACCAATCTCGCACAACTTTGCTGCCTAGCTTGCCCTcgaagtcttttttttcctggcttggttttggggtttttttgcagggggtggggaggggcagggggtggttttgctgttggagaaaataagatgatgaaGATTGCAGGTGTCGATTAAGGTGAAGTCAGAACAACTtcaaagcagctattttaaattaagtccATATTAAAAGGAATGCACAGTTCACAGAATAATTCCAGTTTTACCATTAAACCAACCAGCATTTCCAATCCACTGCTGTGTCCTCTTTACCTTAGTGAAATGCATTCCTACTGAATCCTGCAGTTGCTTGATCCaactccccttcccagcagggaggCTACTGCAGGTCCGGGAAGGTCAGGCAGAACGTCCCCTCGGTTCCTGCTGCGCGGCCGCTCGCCGTTACCAGTTTTGCAGGGTGCTGGTCAAggtccctgggcatcccctggcACTTGTCTCCACGCGGCTCTCTGGTCTCCAAGATCTTCCGCCACTTCCAGGATATTTCCTCCAGCCAGGatcttcaccttttccttcctgggtccccttcttcttttcgagatcccttcttctttctgggaacccttctttttgccaccacctcttctttctgGAACCCCACGTCCCCAGTTTTCCCAATCTAAGTTGTCTATGTGAGCAGTACAATGCCTGATCAGCCTCCTAATTAAGGGTTCTGTCTCCTAGCTCTTTATTAACTGTAGGATTCGGGACATGCCACTTTTGCTTATTCCAGGTGTTACCCAAATGTACAACCAGCCCACGCTGGTTGCGTGTAGCAAGAAGCAGGCTTCTGCTTGACGGCTCAGAATTCAGTTTCAGACATTCACACGCACAGACCTTGCCACACACGTGCACCCAGTCACGTGTTGCCTGGGAACATTCACAGTTTCAGCCAGTTTTTTGTCTACGGCCGGGCTTCAGAGGCAGGGCATGGCCACAGAAGCGCATTCCCCCCGTCAGCCTGTGAGGTGAGCAAGGGAGAGTCAATACTTGTCTGGTGAGCCTCATACCCAGACAACGTGGTCCATCCctgtcctgggacagccctgggaaaAGCCACAGCAGGGTGCTCCCTTGCCTCTGCCTAGGTCACTGGGGTTCCCCTGCCTGCCATTGCTCCTTGGTCCTCCTCTGTGTTTGTGGAGATGAGCCTTGAACCACACAACCTAACACCTACAACACCGGGAaaaagagaggcagcagagggTCCAACGGGGAAGGTCGCTGATGTAAAATGCTCTTTGTGAGAGGCAGCACACCTAGCTCACCTCCTTGCTCCTGAGCTGCTCTATCGGAAGCACTGCGTGCAGGACGCTCTGTTCAACAGGCTGTGTCTGTATCTGACTGCCTTGTCCTTGCTACAGCACCGTGTGCTGGGGGAACGCCACGGAGAGCAAGGAGGACGCTTTTTCCCCAGGAGCAACGGAGGGTGCTCAGCtgagtgctgctgcaggggccaaagtggggcgggcaggcaggcagggaggggaacgCAGGAACGAGGGAGCTGGCAGTAACCGGGCAGTCTGGGAGATGCCCGAGAGGCTCAAGAACCCTGTAAGCACAGGACGAGCTTAGAGGAGGTTCAACGTGAGGCCCTGTAACCACAGGTTAACCATCCCCTCCAGATCTGGACCTTCTCTGGTTCCCGAGTTACCCTGCAGTTTAACAGCCTGGCGCAGAGATCCTGACTGGGAGATCACTGTACCTCCCGCAGTTAGGGATCCACCTAACAGTTAACCTGAGCGGGTGCAGGTCTGTGCTGCGCTGTACGCACAGCATGGCCTTCAGGCTGCGTCCCTACACGTGTCCCTTGGCCGCAGGATAAACGGAGCTGGTTGACTGTAACAGAGGAGcctccaggcagctcctgcttggTACCAGCGATTACGCCGCCTGCGCGGCCCTGCCGTTATCTGAAGCGCAGCAAGAAGTCCGCGTGTGAACATCCTtcatgaatagagttgttttcttctaagaaaagttGTATAACACCGTGAATGACCAAAAAGGAGGAACTTCTCCACAGGCAGGATCTGTACAGTGTGCCAAGGGAAAATCCACCTGGGGTCTGCCCAATGCTGCATGAACgcagggttcccagcatctgaagggacctCAGATTTACTTGCTACCTATATGCCTCTTCTTGCTGCCTGTATGCCTTCTTCCTGGCTACGCcgcctcccaagatcttgcccacccccagcctactggggagggggggaatgttAGAGAGacggccttgatgctgtgccagcactgctcagccatggCCAAAACACTGCTGGGTTATCAACAgctttctagctaccagtacagagcacagcactacgagggctgctaggGGGTAAAGGAACTCCaactcagccagacccaatacagaaggaaagtggaggaaCGACAGAGGGGGCAGCCCAGGGACACAGAGCCCCAGGTCTCATCTGGCCGCTCCTGTGACCCTACGGTGTATTCAAAATCAAATACCTGAAGTGCTCCCTTAGATGCAGTTTACAGCCAGGGGACaagaaggtggcagttctgcattttgcagctcccaggctgatggcagagccaaagcgaaaaaaaaaaaatccaaaccaaccaAGAGAGGTAAAACTGGAGCGCAGggagcaaatgcttttctttcaccttagGCCAGCTGCTCGGACGCTCTCTATGCTGCCCTGCCACAGAGGGCATCCCTCTCGTACCAGTAAGAGACATAAGAGCGAATTAAAGCCAGGACCCCAAACCAGACCAAAAACCTGGTcgtgatgaagaagaaagtggagaaggCATCAAATATAACAGAAGATGATTTTGGACATTCCCagtttacatttggaaaaaagaaaaaaaaagaagaggaggaattaGGTATTAAAAGAAGAGCACTGAAGGATAAAGCGGTAGCAGTCCCTCTACCACTGCAAACCCACACCCCCACACGCACGTACGCACACAGACTTAGCACCACCGAACTCCCATTGACTGTGACGTTCACCTCAGCTTGCTGGTTTAGGGATACTGAATGCCTGAAGCACACCAAggataactgaaaacatctgcatgGCTTTAATGGGAATCCTCCAACTGAAACAAAGCGCCTTCTCCCTCTGTCTGCGTTGGCACATCCCCGAGTCACGCTCTCACTCCTCTCCTTCAAAGTCAAGATTCCTAAATGTGAAAAGCGGGAGTGGGGAAGGgcgaagggaagagaaaaagaggcagagcATCATCAGTGGAagacctgccagctgctgctgattcCGCCCTGTTCGGGGGACcaccccagcagagaggagctggtttGCATGCCACGGTCCTCACTGCCTGTTCCCAGGGACAGGCCGTTTGCTCAGCCTTGCCGGCCAAAGCACGGGAAAAGCGTAGGCGTGCGCCGTCGCTTGCAGAGGAGCACGGTCACGTTCATGTGCAATCCtttacctttttcctccctgGATTCAAAGGGTTTCTGTCTTCAAAGTGAGAGCCTTCCATACGGGCGTTTGTGACATTTCATCCAGGATAATAATCTCAGAAGGATCAGtcctgcaataaatattttacatagcaATCCGTGATTATGGGAACTGATGCCACCAAGGGCATTAGCATCAGCAAGAGGAACAGCGGGGCCCCGAGAGTCAAAGCTCCGCATAAGCGTGGGAGGTTTTGCTGGATGAGGAGTTTTGGGAGGCAAgccggggagctgcagagcaacagctctgtgcaaaggcTCTTGCTGGGGTTTAGCCCCGGTCTGGGTTCCTAAGCCACTGCTGCTACAGATCACGCCTGCAATTCCTCATGTTTAAGTACGAGGATCTCCAGCTACCGTAAAGGCACTGATGATGCAAGGTTTGGGGGTCAAACGCGAGCGCTGCAGCCACTCTGCTTGGGGTCAGAGCCCTGCgatcacctcctgcagccctgcccccaAATTTGGTTTTCCCACCAAGCTGCCTGCTGGTTTCTGTGGGATGCCCCACAAAGAGGCAAGTGGAGAAAACTGTGCCAAACCCCTTCAAGCTAATCTTGCCGGGGGTCCTGGCGCTCCGTGGGGCTTTACCTGTCACTGCGTTGCTTTGCGATATCCAAGTCACTGGTCTTCCCCACGCTCAGCTGAACTgaacttgcagcagcagcagcttccagcgcCTTCTGGGACTCCTGACATAAAAAGGGACAAATCATGTTCTCTGTCTTTGGTCAAAGTGGAGATAAGCTGAAGGCCCAGCACAAACTTAGCAGTCTGCCCTCCCCTTCTGCCCCTTGGCAGCTATAGGTATTAGTGCAGCAGGGTAAAAACCGTTCACTCCAAAGATTTCGGGGCAGGGGGATTGTGTGTTCAAAACACCATTATGAGCAAatcttgccagcagcagcagcagcagcatcaccatctaataataataataataataacgataatgaCCTTTGTGAAAAACGACTcgttttaaaaattacacctgTATTCAAGTGTTCAGCTCACTGCTAATGGAGGAAACAAAGGTTACAACGTGGGATCCAGGCTATTGGGATCTATTTCGATCGAGTGCTGATCTTCCCCCAACGTTTCCAGACAAGCTGTAACAGAAACAGGCAGTCTCACAGCCCGAGGGAGATGTCCAGCCCCGAGGACCCAGCAAGCCTTACCTCTCCTTCTTCTCCGGCTTCATTTCTGCCATCGTTcaacttcttcttcctttctggcaTAAGGTCATCCAGAAAGCTGAGCTCTCGCTTTGAGAAGCAGAAATCCATCGCTTTCCGGACAAAGACGAGAGCCAAAACCTTCacgaatcagagggaaggtgcgGTGAGCTCAGAGACGATGCTACCTCTCACTCCAACGCTGCAAACACCCCGCTGCCGAGCGGCAGCAGCTCTTACCATCAGGGGAAAGATGATGGCGGCACGGGACACCTTGATGGTCCAGAGCAGGACGAGGCAGATCAGCTGGATCGCCGTGAAGAAATGCACCTTTCGCAAGGGCACGTGCCGCAGGTAGATGAAATCCGGCTGGTGTTTCGCCGGCATCCAAAACAGCTTCAAGCgatcaaagaactgcaaaataaaagggaaagcttGCCACCTTGGGACTGCGGCAAGTTTCTGGCCCCCTCGAGACGGGGAGGCAGTTTGCAGCATCTCGCTTGCCGTCAGAAATCCTGGATCCCACCACgttcctcctgggagcagcacccaTTTTCCCTTCGCTCCATCTATCAACCGGCTTGCCCCTGAGAGCTGCCCACCAAACGGCAACTATTCCACCTCATTCCATTATTAGCATTTCTTGGCCCACTGAATCCCCCAGCGAGGATTTCCACCAGTGGCAGAAACTGCCTTCCCTTTGCACTGAATTCCCCCGCTTTCACGTAACCAAACACTGACCTGCCCTAAACCCTGAAACAGAGCGCGCTGAACTTGCCTGGTCCTCCCAGCCCTATATACCTCCTGTGCCTCCACCGatctttttcttacacaaaagagTTTCATTGCTTGCTCTGGGAGAAGTTTCTCCCATGCCACTGCTTACTTCCCTGCTGCTACGGAGACAAAATACCAGGGAGCCGACATGCTGCACGCTGTAAAAGAGTCCATACCTGAATTCCTCTGAGCGACGACACACCCATGTAGAGAAAGACGCCATAAAGCACAGGCATtggtataaactgggggaaaaagaaaaaaaaaaaaagaaaaaagaatgcaatcgtttctttttctgtgttgcattttcagtattaccACCCTCTTCCAAAGGCACTGCCTAAAATTGCTTGAAGCTTTCCAGTTTCCATTCAGGGTTAGAGATGGGTCAGATTTTAACCATTAAAGATTTTGTGCGCACGAGTGAGCTAAGGCTCTGCTTTAGGCTGAACTTTGGAGTTACCTCTCATCAGAATAATCCTATTTTCCAGAAAGGTTGGAGGAAAATAGGCCATTTCACCCGTGCTACCCTATGCCGCATTCTGTGGTGGTAGAAAACCACTTCTGCCTGTTCTTGGGGCAACAGGCAAAGGCCACATGCCTCCTTTTAGCCTAGAGATGAGATTACTTTGTGGGAGAAACATGCAAGGAAGCCCACGGGGATGACTTGAGTGTGTTTAGCTCCTGGGAACGGCTGTTGCGGGGCATTTGGGGAGCAAATTGCAACCAGTAAAGGGCTGCCTGTTTGAAAGAGAGCAGATGTGCTGGTCTGAATACGCTCAACTGTAACCCATAAACATGGGTGGGCCTGAAAGACACCCCAAAATTAAAGCAGTTGCGTTGCTCGCTCGCCTCGAGCACACCAAACGGGGGCCTGAAGGGCTGCAAAGTGTAACCGAGGCTGGTTCCCACCGTGGGTCAAGCCCCAAGGGTTGGGAtcacctcctcctccgctccACAACTAACTCCTCAGGCCTGCAGAGAGGGGACTGTTTTTCTGTAACCTCCAACAAGCTCGCGGTTGTTGGGTGGGTTGCATTTTCCTCTCACCTTTAACACGGAAGTGAAGAAGACGGAGCAGCCCATGAGCACAAAGATCAGCAAGCCGGTGACTCTCTGCTCTCGTATCCCCAGAAACTTGGGTTGTTCTCCTGGAGCTGAGCAGTCAGACTCTACTTTGAGGCTATTCACGTGGGTGATGGACAGCACGGTCGCAGCCACAAACCAGGGCAGCCCCATCACAGAGCACACCCCGAGCATCACGGCCACCACGAAAAGGTCCAGGTGGTACCCGCAtcctttctgcaggcaggaaaacaagaaacagagcatCCCATAGCACAAGAGCAAGGACAACGTCGCAAGTCAGACTCAAACCCTGCTCGAGCACAAGGCAActtcttcagaatttaaaacaagaaatggaaacaactaaGGGTGTATGCAGGCTTTGCACAAGCACCTGGCATGACAATCTGGCAGGAGTTCAGACACAATGGATATGGGGAGCTTGTGCGATACatacttctccaaaaaaaaacaaaccacccaacccaaaaccaccaaaccattttttttcactCACAAAGAAAATTCTACCACTTGCAAGGAAGGTGTGACTCTGAGTTATCCCTGGCAGCGCATCAAAACAATTCATTccccgcagctgctgctgcccacaaAAGCGCGCTTCTATATTGCTCCAAGATTAATTTGCTCCTCCAAAAGGTTGCTCATCTGAACTGCCCTGTCACTTGCTCCCTGCATCATCATTAAGCCAGGAAAGCATCCTGCCACGCAATGTCCCAGACCAATGCCTTCAGAAAGCATTGGGATTAAGAGCTTCTCCCCAGACCTGCAGCCcagaaggggctggggctggggtcatCTCTTGCAGCCCCTTACCTTCAGCTTGTGCTCCTTCCTGTTCACAATAACGGCACTGATCTGCTGGTCCATGAATATCAAgatggtgcagagcagagctgggacgaGCGCAGCCAACACCATCCACCAAGGGTTGGGTCCTATGGGGTTGATGAACCACCCACGGTCGTCTCTGGTAGGCTGCAACAAAGCCCACACATCAGCATCGTCTCCCAGCCCAGGCACTCCGCTGGCTTTCATTTTCCCCTACGTCCCTGTGTCAGagcacctcccagccctgccttcatGTCACCCTCTCCCGTGGGCTTCAGCAGTGCCAGTGTCCTCTTTGCAAGCACCTCTAGATACTTCTCCTCTAGGTATCTAGTTTGGGGGCCATCTTCTCGTTTCCAGAAGGAAGCAAGGCActtggaggtggaagaggagatggtcacaccaccagcatctcctccagactCAGCCTTGCCCTGCCCCGGCATCACCTTGTGGCACCCCCACGTGCCGAAACACCCCATTACCTTGAACGCGTGGGGGACGTGGAGCTTCGGCGATGGGATCCCAACCACGAAGTCAAGCAGCACCATGATGACGATggtgaggaaaacagcaaagtcGCTCACTGTGGACCGTACCTGGGGCAAGAAACCAGAGGTGAGAGGGGCATGGCAAACAGGGCCGTAACTGGAGATGCAAGAGTTGCAGACATCCACAACGTTACGGCTGGTTAACCAAATCCCACCACCCCTCTGAGCACATGCAGCCTAATCCCTTGCTTAGatactgttgctgtgtttgtcCCTGTGAGATCTGGtgtcagacaataaaaaaaggttaattagGCGGACAAGGGTTGGTTTAagtcaaaacctaaaaataataataacattaaaaataagaaaacagatgtcTGCCACTACAACTACACTCACAGCTACAGTGGCAACAAGGCACTGAGGCATCCTTCATTCCTCAAAAGGAAGCTGCTCATTTGAATCTACTTTCCGCTCGAGCGCATAATGCACAgaaggtaggggaaaaaaaaataaaccacaaccccaaacccccaaactttgGGAAACCTGACTTCCTACtacctgaggggaaaaaaaaaattaaacccaaaaaCCATCAGTCTGGGGCAGGTCGCGAGGCAGGTGGGAAATGCTACGATGATCTTGCACTCATGGAAATGAGTGCGGGACATCCAAGCTCTTGGAGAGCTTGGCCTGCAAGGCCAACGTTTCCCAGCTTGACCAAGGCGTGGCAAATACTGCTTAGTGCTCCAGGAAAGCCATTTTGGGAAACGAGTGTGGAGATGGACGCTGGCCACCATCTTCTACCTACTCTGGTTGGAAAGT is from Harpia harpyja isolate bHarHar1 chromosome Z, bHarHar1 primary haplotype, whole genome shotgun sequence and encodes:
- the LOC128136619 gene encoding electroneutral sodium bicarbonate exchanger 1-like, whose translation is MPLIDSRTLRRVSLSSRLCATCKLPEGPLCPISQTRECEQVPRGWAAGAAGPVAVAGAPPRPWSGGLPGGRQRRGCPGASQAGSGAEAAAAAVAASPLAAGRGAGSRPSPRRPGQPRPLPAAPGAAGAAGDCLPLVAVWRRPAGTAETCGCGEKGVSAGCPRREPQPPGVSLTARRRWRAATQSCPGVLGSPRGKRPVRLQGGRQRHFQSSPVPLALLLPSPGWEKGGRPRKQECRYLHGEFQGPACGRDGPYTPDVFFWCCILFFATFALSSFLKKFKTSRYFPTRVRSTVSDFAVFLTIVIMVLLDFVVGIPSPKLHVPHAFKPTRDDRGWFINPIGPNPWWMVLAALVPALLCTILIFMDQQISAVIVNRKEHKLKKGCGYHLDLFVVAVMLGVCSVMGLPWFVAATVLSITHVNSLKVESDCSAPGEQPKFLGIREQRVTGLLIFVLMGCSVFFTSVLKFIPMPVLYGVFLYMGVSSLRGIQFFDRLKLFWMPAKHQPDFIYLRHVPLRKVHFFTAIQLICLVLLWTIKVSRAAIIFPLMVLALVFVRKAMDFCFSKRELSFLDDLMPERKKKLNDGRNEAGEEGEVRLAGSSGLDISLGL